A part of Gramella sp. MAR_2010_147 genomic DNA contains:
- a CDS encoding DUF4296 domain-containing protein yields MKKSEKPKDLIPEEKMIDVLTELSLLYAARNYNKQKLEGTGVDPDTYLYEKFDIDSLQLERSNDWYSEQYTQYERIYDSVKFRVEKMKSKLDSLRDIEVKIEDSIRKAKRDSIELIDSLKLDPKLRDSIRNDSIKRREIEELSRSEKDSLLPPPVSTENDSDQ; encoded by the coding sequence TTGAAAAAATCAGAAAAGCCTAAAGATCTTATTCCTGAAGAGAAAATGATAGATGTTCTTACAGAACTTTCTCTTCTTTACGCTGCAAGAAACTATAACAAACAAAAACTGGAGGGTACCGGGGTAGATCCAGATACATATCTCTATGAAAAATTTGATATAGATAGTCTTCAGCTTGAAAGGAGTAATGATTGGTATTCTGAGCAGTACACTCAGTATGAGCGGATATATGATAGTGTGAAATTCAGGGTGGAGAAGATGAAATCTAAACTGGATTCTCTAAGGGATATCGAGGTGAAAATTGAAGATAGTATACGCAAGGCCAAAAGAGATTCCATTGAATTAATAGACTCATTAAAATTAGATCCTAAATTAAGGGATTCCATCAGAAATGATTCTATCAAACGCAGGGAAATCGAAGAATTGAGCAGAAGCGAAAAAGATAGTTTGTTGCCACCTCCGGTTTCTACTGAAAATGATTCTGATCAATAA
- a CDS encoding TonB-dependent receptor, which produces MKQFLLLSLLLIASIMQAQDTTGSIAGKLSDREMSGEPLPFANVLIKGSTKGTTSDYDGLYLLDKLQPGTYTLVFSFIGYETLEVPDVVVEAGKVTEVNTDLGSSAAALDEVVITTVSRRDSQVALLIEQKNSVDIKESIGAQELAKLGVSDAATATTKISGVTSSEASGDIFVRGLGDRYLYTTLNGLPIPSDDVERKNIDLGLFPTRVIQNISISKNYSAENSADQASGNIDITSRELRGKNELDLGVRLGANTNAVGEFSDFKVSPNQDDVYFGFYDQAIPTENALNNQAWDPGNATLPINRRYALTAGKEFGDLRVLFTASNSVSFEYNQGTFANYRNNDFEDGFTDATNYKKTDNNTALLDLGYQIDDNNRIKATSLFINKVSDEVFEGGRNGEGIVFEESDRGDGFNQFVRDQNTKQTRLWVNQLHGFHDMLDGKNELEWAAGYNMVDADEPNRIRNEVNIHPTEPILLGETNAYQQRKSIQEIDDIEFNALIENQYNFVQEDETEKKVFLKAGGNYRNKQRDFYSRFFGTEERDYNTINPTSIDNLSGIFTTENFNSRALSFNVLNPDIYEASLESLAGFAFFNYGNAKWNLNLGARIQQDDLDVVFDVNNYPSNLPNFVYQSYDNIYPSINFRYSPNDDSNIRFAASRTITLPEFKEIAPFEYVSQTGLVTRGNPNLEASTNTNVDIKYEMFPSSGELISLTGFYKNIDNPINKARERGSAPVFSYFNAGEEANIYGLELEARINVIENENEAGLDLTASGNVTRMWHSQDLKDVYDANGNFIRTFRYNAKDEIGLQGASDWIFNASVNVSTETENPFQATLVGAYASDKIYALGNPESQRLDQIDIQYNDEIIEKGFVTLDLIMSKELNDNWKLEFRGQNLLNPEIERIQAIRPISGNAGESNQTVRSYDRGAVLSLGVNYSF; this is translated from the coding sequence ATGAAACAATTCTTATTACTATCATTATTATTAATTGCAAGCATAATGCAGGCTCAGGACACCACCGGATCTATTGCCGGAAAACTATCTGATCGCGAAATGAGCGGAGAGCCCTTACCATTTGCAAACGTATTAATAAAAGGATCTACTAAAGGTACAACGTCAGATTATGATGGTCTTTACTTACTTGATAAACTTCAACCCGGAACTTATACCCTTGTATTTAGCTTTATTGGATATGAAACTTTAGAAGTTCCTGATGTTGTTGTTGAAGCAGGAAAAGTTACAGAGGTAAATACTGATCTTGGATCGAGCGCTGCGGCTCTTGATGAGGTTGTTATTACCACCGTTTCCAGAAGAGATTCACAGGTTGCTTTATTAATTGAACAGAAGAACTCTGTAGACATTAAGGAAAGTATCGGAGCTCAGGAATTGGCAAAATTGGGAGTTTCTGATGCTGCAACGGCAACGACAAAAATTTCAGGAGTTACTAGTAGTGAGGCTTCTGGAGATATCTTTGTAAGAGGTCTGGGAGATCGTTATTTATACACCACTTTAAACGGACTTCCAATTCCTTCAGACGATGTGGAACGCAAGAATATTGATCTTGGTTTATTTCCTACGAGAGTTATCCAGAATATCTCTATTAGTAAGAACTATTCAGCTGAAAATTCAGCAGACCAGGCTTCAGGAAATATAGACATCACTTCTCGCGAACTTAGAGGAAAAAATGAATTAGATCTTGGAGTAAGACTTGGTGCTAATACAAATGCAGTAGGTGAGTTTAGCGATTTCAAAGTCTCTCCAAACCAGGATGATGTTTATTTTGGGTTTTATGACCAGGCGATTCCTACAGAAAACGCATTGAATAATCAGGCCTGGGATCCCGGAAATGCCACGCTACCGATAAACAGAAGATATGCGCTTACAGCCGGTAAAGAATTTGGCGATTTAAGAGTTTTATTCACCGCTTCTAATTCAGTAAGCTTCGAATATAATCAGGGAACTTTTGCAAATTATCGTAACAACGATTTTGAAGATGGTTTTACTGATGCGACAAATTATAAGAAAACAGATAATAATACAGCACTTCTTGACCTGGGCTATCAGATAGATGACAACAACAGGATTAAAGCAACCAGTCTATTCATCAATAAAGTTTCTGACGAAGTTTTTGAAGGTGGTAGAAATGGCGAAGGAATCGTTTTTGAAGAAAGTGATCGCGGTGATGGTTTTAATCAATTTGTTCGTGACCAGAACACCAAACAAACCAGGTTATGGGTAAATCAGTTACATGGTTTTCATGATATGCTGGACGGTAAAAATGAGCTGGAATGGGCTGCAGGCTACAATATGGTAGATGCAGATGAGCCTAACCGTATTAGAAACGAGGTAAATATCCATCCAACTGAGCCAATTCTTCTTGGTGAAACAAACGCTTACCAGCAAAGAAAATCTATTCAGGAGATTGATGATATTGAATTTAACGCTTTAATAGAGAACCAATATAATTTTGTTCAGGAAGATGAAACTGAAAAAAAGGTGTTCTTAAAAGCTGGAGGGAACTATCGTAATAAACAAAGAGATTTTTATTCAAGATTCTTTGGAACTGAAGAAAGGGATTACAATACTATAAACCCTACTTCTATAGATAATCTTAGCGGGATTTTTACCACAGAGAATTTCAATTCAAGAGCTCTTTCTTTCAATGTTCTTAACCCTGATATCTATGAGGCTAGTCTGGAATCTCTGGCTGGTTTTGCTTTTTTCAATTATGGAAATGCGAAATGGAACCTAAACCTTGGGGCAAGAATTCAACAGGACGACCTGGATGTGGTTTTTGATGTAAACAACTACCCGTCTAACCTTCCTAATTTTGTCTACCAGTCTTACGACAATATTTATCCCAGCATCAATTTTAGATATTCACCTAACGATGATTCGAACATAAGATTTGCGGCAAGCAGAACGATCACGCTACCGGAATTCAAGGAAATTGCTCCTTTTGAATATGTTTCTCAAACAGGTCTGGTTACAAGAGGAAATCCAAATCTTGAAGCTTCCACAAACACAAACGTAGATATTAAATATGAAATGTTCCCAAGCTCTGGAGAACTGATCTCATTAACAGGATTCTATAAGAATATTGATAACCCTATAAACAAGGCAAGAGAAAGAGGATCTGCCCCGGTATTCTCCTATTTCAACGCAGGAGAAGAAGCGAATATTTATGGACTGGAACTCGAAGCCAGAATAAATGTGATCGAAAATGAAAATGAAGCGGGTCTTGACCTTACAGCATCTGGAAACGTGACCAGAATGTGGCATTCCCAGGATCTTAAAGATGTGTATGACGCTAATGGAAATTTCATTAGAACTTTCCGTTACAATGCTAAGGATGAAATAGGACTTCAGGGAGCTTCAGATTGGATTTTCAACGCCTCTGTAAATGTTTCAACTGAAACTGAAAATCCTTTTCAGGCAACCCTTGTAGGAGCATATGCGTCAGATAAAATATATGCTTTAGGAAACCCTGAAAGCCAGAGACTGGATCAAATTGACATTCAATATAATGATGAGATCATTGAAAAAGGATTTGTAACCTTAGATCTTATAATGTCTAAAGAACTTAACGATAACTGGAAACTGGAGTTTAGAGGACAAAATCTTCTAAACCCTGAAATTGAAAGAATCCAGGCAATACGCCCTATCTCTGGAAATGCAGGAGAATCAAATCAAACGGTACGATCTTATGATCGTGGAGCGGTATTAAGTCTGGGAGTAAACTATAGTTTTTAA
- a CDS encoding NAD-dependent epimerase/dehydratase family protein, producing the protein MILVTGGTGLVGSHLLYALAAKNEKLKATIRPSSDISQVRKIFGYYSEETEANKLFDRIKWIKADINDIPSLNIAFKDVTEVYHCAALVSFDPSDEKRLRKVNIEGTANIVNLCIANKISRLCYVSSIAAVGSKHNNSKIDETSKWNPEENHNDYAISKYGAEIEVWRGTQEGIDTVIINPGVIIGPGFWNSGSGKIFSKIDKGLNYHFPKITGFVGVKDVVKSMIQLMESEVKNEQFIVVSENLSFEKVFKESARYMNKPEPSKQLKKWMIALGWIFQKTGSLLGAKRQLTRDSIHGLYEKSYFDNSKIKTEHRFKFTPMSHVLEETAKIYIKENY; encoded by the coding sequence ATGATTCTGGTAACCGGAGGAACAGGTTTAGTAGGCTCCCATCTTTTATATGCTTTGGCGGCCAAAAATGAAAAACTCAAGGCAACAATTCGGCCTTCATCTGATATTTCTCAGGTGAGAAAAATTTTTGGCTATTACAGTGAAGAAACTGAAGCTAACAAGCTGTTTGATCGTATTAAGTGGATCAAAGCAGATATCAATGATATTCCTTCTCTTAATATAGCTTTTAAAGATGTCACAGAAGTATACCACTGCGCAGCACTGGTGTCTTTTGACCCATCCGATGAAAAAAGACTAAGGAAGGTCAATATAGAAGGCACCGCAAATATTGTAAATCTCTGTATTGCCAATAAAATTTCCAGACTGTGTTATGTAAGTAGTATCGCGGCTGTTGGTTCTAAGCACAACAATTCTAAAATTGATGAAACTTCTAAATGGAACCCGGAAGAAAATCATAATGATTACGCGATATCTAAATATGGTGCTGAAATTGAAGTATGGAGAGGTACTCAGGAAGGAATAGACACGGTTATTATAAATCCAGGAGTGATCATAGGCCCTGGATTCTGGAATTCTGGCTCAGGGAAAATTTTTAGTAAAATAGACAAAGGTCTAAATTATCATTTTCCAAAAATAACAGGCTTTGTTGGTGTAAAAGATGTGGTGAAAAGTATGATTCAGCTCATGGAATCTGAAGTAAAAAATGAGCAATTCATCGTGGTTTCCGAAAATTTGAGTTTTGAAAAGGTTTTTAAAGAATCGGCCAGGTACATGAATAAACCAGAACCTTCAAAACAATTAAAAAAATGGATGATCGCTTTAGGCTGGATCTTTCAGAAAACTGGAAGTTTGCTGGGAGCAAAAAGGCAGCTCACCAGAGATTCTATTCATGGTCTTTACGAGAAATCGTATTTTGACAATAGTAAAATTAAAACCGAGCACCGTTTTAAATTTACCCCAATGAGCCACGTCTTAGAAGAAACGGCAAAAATTTACATTAAAGAAAATTATTGA
- the trmB gene encoding tRNA (guanosine(46)-N7)-methyltransferase TrmB → MGSKNKLKRFKENEKFENVIQPSREELTDNLFELKGKWSKDFFKNDHPVVLELGCGKGEYTVALARQNPNKNFVGIDIKGARFWRGAKTAIEEDLPNVAFVRTQIELIEYAFATNEVSEIWITFPDPQIKYKRTKHRLTNAEFLQRYKNILKEDGIMHLKTDSEFMHGYTLGLLHGEGHEILYAHHDIYKNEYSPEEVTGIQTFYEKQYLEKGKPITYIQFKIK, encoded by the coding sequence GTGGGAAGTAAGAATAAACTAAAGCGCTTTAAGGAAAACGAAAAATTTGAAAATGTTATCCAGCCTTCCAGGGAAGAGCTTACCGATAATTTATTTGAATTAAAAGGAAAGTGGAGCAAAGATTTTTTCAAAAATGATCATCCTGTCGTTCTTGAATTAGGTTGTGGTAAAGGTGAATACACAGTAGCGCTGGCCAGGCAAAACCCCAACAAGAATTTTGTAGGTATAGATATTAAAGGAGCCAGATTTTGGCGCGGAGCGAAAACTGCAATAGAAGAAGACCTTCCAAACGTAGCATTTGTTCGTACTCAAATAGAATTAATAGAATATGCATTTGCAACAAATGAGGTTAGTGAGATCTGGATCACATTTCCTGATCCTCAGATAAAATATAAACGAACAAAGCATCGATTAACAAATGCTGAATTTCTCCAGAGGTATAAAAATATCCTGAAAGAAGACGGGATTATGCATTTAAAAACAGATTCTGAATTCATGCATGGTTATACTCTTGGACTTTTACACGGGGAAGGCCATGAGATTTTATATGCGCATCACGATATATATAAAAATGAATATTCCCCAGAAGAGGTGACGGGTATTCAAACTTTTTATGAAAAACAGTACCTTGAAAAAGGAAAACCTATAACGTATATTCAATTTAAGATTAAATAA
- a CDS encoding response regulator transcription factor: protein MKKKDIQILLVDDEPDILEIVGYNLSSEGYNVITADNGADAVKLAKKKKPHLIILDVMMPEMDGIEACEQIRKMPDMEGTIITFLTARGEDYSQMAGFDAGADDYITKPIKPKVLVSKVKALLRRYRDEEKASSVVKLGDITINREEYKIVQNGEEMGLPRKEFELLSLLASKPGKVFTREDILDNVWGNDIVVGGRTIDVHIRKLREKIGDERIKTIKGVGYKFVV, encoded by the coding sequence ATGAAGAAAAAAGACATTCAAATTTTACTGGTAGATGATGAGCCGGATATTCTGGAAATAGTGGGTTATAACCTTTCTTCAGAAGGCTATAATGTTATAACTGCAGATAATGGAGCAGATGCTGTAAAGCTTGCAAAGAAAAAGAAGCCTCATTTAATTATACTCGATGTTATGATGCCCGAGATGGATGGCATTGAAGCATGCGAGCAAATAAGAAAAATGCCAGATATGGAAGGGACAATTATAACATTCCTTACCGCTCGTGGCGAAGATTATTCCCAAATGGCAGGATTTGATGCCGGTGCCGATGATTATATTACAAAACCTATCAAACCAAAAGTTTTGGTTAGCAAGGTTAAAGCATTATTAAGGAGATATCGCGACGAAGAGAAAGCCTCTAGTGTCGTGAAATTAGGCGACATTACCATTAATAGGGAGGAATATAAGATTGTACAGAATGGTGAGGAAATGGGATTGCCACGCAAAGAATTTGAATTGCTCTCTTTATTAGCTTCAAAACCTGGAAAGGTCTTTACCAGGGAAGATATTCTGGATAATGTATGGGGTAATGATATTGTGGTTGGAGGAAGAACCATAGATGTCCATATAAGAAAACTTCGGGAGAAAATTGGGGATGAAAGGATCAAGACCATAAAAGGAGTTGGTTATAAGTTTGTTGTGTAA
- a CDS encoding glycosyltransferase translates to MVKKRILVATLNWGLGHSARCIPIIKHLQLNNFEPIVASDGEALKLLKKEFPHLIHIELPSYNIQYTKKGYYLKWKMIMDSPMILKAIKAEKNLTREIVKDYDIKGIISDNRFGVRNELLKTNIFITHQLNVLSGNTTFLSSYLNQQYISKFDECWVPDVEGEKNLSGILGHLKKKPENVKYIGPLSRLEKLETPELYDFLILLSGPEPQRSILESILLKEFRNSKAQILLIRGFFSEDSLEFTNPNINIKNHLFGEALEEAINASKYVISRSGYTSIMDLAKLDKKAFFIPTPGQKEQEYLAKRLNQLGIAPYCKQRDFNLSLLRNIETYKGLGNFGNHAISRDLFTLFKSE, encoded by the coding sequence ATGGTTAAGAAGAGAATATTGGTTGCGACCCTAAATTGGGGATTAGGTCATTCTGCCCGTTGCATTCCAATTATAAAACATCTTCAATTAAATAATTTCGAACCCATCGTAGCTTCAGACGGGGAGGCTCTCAAACTTTTAAAAAAAGAATTTCCTCATTTAATTCATATTGAACTCCCTTCATACAACATTCAATACACCAAAAAAGGCTATTATCTTAAATGGAAAATGATCATGGATAGTCCCATGATCTTAAAGGCTATAAAAGCAGAAAAGAATCTCACCAGAGAAATCGTTAAAGACTATGATATTAAAGGAATTATTTCAGACAACCGTTTTGGTGTTAGAAATGAACTCTTGAAAACGAATATCTTTATTACGCACCAGCTAAATGTGCTTAGCGGAAACACTACTTTTTTAAGCAGCTATTTAAATCAACAATACATCAGTAAATTTGATGAGTGCTGGGTTCCTGATGTTGAAGGAGAAAAAAATCTTAGTGGCATTTTGGGACATCTTAAAAAGAAACCTGAAAATGTAAAATATATAGGACCACTAAGCCGACTGGAAAAATTAGAAACGCCCGAACTTTATGACTTTCTTATTTTACTAAGTGGACCGGAACCTCAGCGAAGTATATTAGAATCCATTTTACTGAAAGAATTCAGAAATTCTAAAGCTCAAATTCTATTGATTAGAGGTTTTTTTTCAGAAGATTCATTAGAATTTACAAATCCCAACATCAATATAAAGAATCATCTTTTTGGCGAAGCTTTAGAGGAAGCTATAAATGCCAGTAAGTATGTTATCTCAAGATCAGGATACACCAGCATTATGGACCTGGCTAAGCTGGATAAAAAAGCTTTTTTTATTCCTACTCCCGGTCAAAAGGAACAGGAATATCTCGCAAAAAGACTAAACCAGCTGGGAATTGCACCCTATTGCAAGCAAAGAGATTTTAATTTAAGCCTGCTAAGAAACATTGAAACATATAAAGGTTTAGGTAATTTCGGGAATCACGCTATCTCCCGGGATCTTTTTACTCTTTTCAAGAGTGAATGA
- the tyrS gene encoding tyrosine--tRNA ligase has product MEKNFVEELTWRGMLHDVMPGTEEHLMEQMRSAYVGIDPTADSLHIGHLVGVMMLRHFQLAGHKPYALVGGATGMIGDPSGKSAERNLLDEPTLRHNQNSLKEQLSRFLDFDSNMDNAAILVNNYDWMKEFSFLDFIRDVGKHITVNYMMAKDSVKKRLSSESAEGMSFTEFTYQLVQGYDFLHLFREKDCTLQMGGSDQWGNITTGTELIRRIGDGKGYALTCPLITKADGTKFGKTEGGNIWLDANRTSPYKFYQYWLNTSDEDAEKYIKIFTFLSKEEIEALIEKHREAPHQREVQKVLGREVTTMVHSKADFENALAASEVLFGKSTADDFRKLDEATFLDIFEGVPQAEVSIIDIENGLDMIAALSAKTNFLNSNGEARRALKENSVSINKEKVKDDYMITTSDLINNKYVILNKGKKNTYIIHAK; this is encoded by the coding sequence ATGGAAAAGAATTTTGTTGAAGAATTAACCTGGCGGGGAATGTTGCACGATGTGATGCCAGGGACTGAAGAACATCTTATGGAACAAATGAGATCTGCTTATGTTGGGATTGATCCTACAGCAGATTCTTTACATATAGGGCATTTAGTAGGGGTAATGATGCTGAGGCATTTTCAGCTGGCAGGGCATAAACCTTATGCTTTAGTAGGTGGTGCAACTGGAATGATTGGTGATCCTTCTGGGAAATCTGCTGAAAGGAATCTTCTGGATGAACCAACGCTAAGGCACAACCAAAATTCTTTGAAAGAACAACTATCGCGATTTTTAGATTTTGATTCAAATATGGATAATGCCGCTATTCTGGTAAATAATTACGACTGGATGAAGGAGTTTTCCTTTCTGGACTTTATTAGGGATGTGGGCAAGCATATCACAGTAAATTATATGATGGCTAAAGATTCGGTTAAAAAGCGATTGTCTTCAGAATCTGCTGAAGGAATGTCTTTTACTGAATTTACCTACCAGCTGGTACAGGGTTATGATTTTCTACACCTGTTCAGAGAAAAAGACTGTACTCTGCAAATGGGAGGGAGCGACCAGTGGGGGAATATCACTACGGGTACAGAACTTATCAGAAGAATAGGAGACGGTAAAGGTTATGCGCTTACCTGCCCTTTAATTACAAAAGCAGACGGGACTAAGTTTGGCAAGACAGAAGGAGGAAACATCTGGTTGGATGCCAATAGAACCTCGCCTTACAAGTTTTATCAATACTGGCTAAATACGAGTGACGAAGACGCTGAAAAATATATTAAAATCTTTACCTTTTTGAGTAAAGAAGAGATTGAAGCACTCATTGAAAAGCACCGGGAAGCTCCACACCAGAGAGAAGTACAAAAGGTTCTTGGAAGAGAAGTGACTACTATGGTTCATTCTAAAGCTGATTTTGAGAATGCCCTGGCAGCTTCTGAGGTTTTATTCGGGAAAAGTACTGCAGATGATTTTAGAAAACTGGATGAAGCTACTTTCCTGGATATTTTTGAAGGTGTTCCACAGGCTGAGGTTTCAATTATTGATATTGAAAATGGTCTGGATATGATCGCGGCACTTTCGGCCAAAACAAACTTTCTCAATTCTAATGGAGAAGCGAGAAGAGCCCTGAAAGAAAACTCAGTTTCTATAAATAAAGAAAAGGTAAAAGACGATTATATGATTACTACGTCTGATCTTATCAATAATAAATATGTGATTCTAAATAAAGGAAAAAAGAACACTTATATCATTCACGCCAAGTAA
- a CDS encoding acyl transferase — protein MLQKRIFEISDNEEFEALALEVFKHQYSNNKVYGDFCKLLNKDPGTVHHIKEIPFLPIEFFKTKKIVSDTGIPQITFSSSGTTGNQTSKHHVTDLRLYEKSFMKAFTEFYGQPSNYIFLALLPSYLERQGSSLIYMADHLIKSSGHRESGFYLDDLDSLSSKLLKLDQSGKKAFLIGVSFALLDLIEKQQFQLKNTIIMETGGMKGRRKEMIREELHEHLKKGFGVDHIHSEYGMTELLSQAYSKGQGTFECPSWMKFLIRDPEDAQSFMPEGKTGGINVIDLANINSCSFIATQDLGRIEKNKIEILGRFDNSDVRGCNLLLL, from the coding sequence ATGCTTCAAAAAAGAATTTTTGAGATCTCAGATAACGAAGAATTTGAGGCTCTTGCATTAGAGGTTTTTAAACATCAATATAGCAATAACAAAGTTTACGGTGATTTTTGCAAGCTTCTAAATAAAGACCCGGGAACGGTGCATCACATAAAAGAAATTCCCTTTCTACCAATAGAATTCTTCAAGACAAAAAAGATAGTAAGCGATACAGGGATTCCACAAATCACTTTTTCAAGTAGCGGGACAACCGGAAACCAAACAAGTAAGCATCATGTAACCGATCTTCGTCTTTACGAGAAAAGTTTTATGAAGGCCTTTACAGAATTCTACGGCCAGCCTTCCAACTATATTTTTCTAGCGCTTCTACCTTCTTATCTCGAACGCCAGGGATCTTCCTTGATTTACATGGCAGATCATTTAATAAAAAGTTCAGGCCACCGGGAAAGTGGTTTTTACCTGGACGATCTTGACTCTCTTTCCAGTAAACTCCTTAAACTGGACCAAAGCGGAAAAAAAGCATTTCTTATAGGGGTTTCATTTGCACTTCTCGATCTCATAGAAAAACAGCAGTTTCAACTGAAGAATACTATAATTATGGAGACTGGTGGAATGAAAGGTAGACGTAAAGAAATGATACGTGAAGAATTACATGAGCATTTAAAAAAGGGGTTTGGAGTAGATCATATTCATAGTGAATATGGAATGACTGAGTTACTTTCACAGGCCTACTCAAAAGGACAGGGTACTTTTGAATGCCCCTCCTGGATGAAATTCTTAATACGTGATCCTGAAGACGCTCAATCTTTCATGCCTGAAGGAAAAACAGGAGGCATCAATGTAATTGATCTGGCGAACATCAATTCATGTTCATTTATTGCTACTCAGGATCTTGGACGAATCGAGAAAAATAAAATCGAAATCCTGGGAAGGTTTGATAATAGTGATGTTAGAGGGTGCAACCTGCTTTTATTATAA
- a CDS encoding ATP-binding protein, which produces MSQSLKRSYRFALRTALFISVFLTVIMGVFALLEIRSLWISLLIFAGLCYVFSFLIIQYRVERFIYRRIKKVYDNVSLLDSKTLSPNQITTDMSSLTREVKKFAEDKKLEIETLKVRENYRKEFMGNVSHELKTPLFTVQGYILTLLDGAHKDKVIRKKYLARANKGVERLIYIVKDLDMITKLETGDLHLRYENFDIVELIQASFDLLEMKAARKNITLIFDIDYEEPIYVRADRERIQQVLTNLIVNSVKYGKKGGTTEISIENLIKNKVIVRCTDNGEGIESENIPRLFERFYRVDKSGSRKEGGSGLGLSIVKHILEAHGERIYVESVFGVGSEFSFTLEKSKKIPGDSVIPEIT; this is translated from the coding sequence ATGTCACAAAGCCTTAAGCGTTCATACAGGTTTGCATTAAGAACTGCCCTTTTCATAAGTGTTTTTCTAACGGTGATCATGGGTGTATTTGCCCTTTTAGAGATCCGGTCGCTTTGGATATCACTTTTGATTTTTGCTGGGCTTTGTTATGTTTTTTCTTTCCTGATCATTCAGTATAGAGTAGAAAGATTTATTTACCGCAGGATTAAAAAGGTATATGATAATGTTTCCTTGCTGGATTCAAAAACTTTGAGTCCAAATCAAATCACCACCGATATGTCCAGCCTTACCCGCGAGGTAAAAAAGTTTGCTGAAGACAAGAAGTTGGAGATAGAAACACTTAAAGTAAGGGAAAATTATAGGAAAGAATTTATGGGAAATGTTTCTCATGAGTTAAAAACACCTTTATTCACCGTTCAGGGTTATATACTTACTTTACTGGATGGAGCTCATAAAGATAAAGTAATTAGGAAAAAATACCTGGCTCGCGCTAATAAGGGAGTAGAAAGGCTTATTTATATTGTCAAAGACCTGGATATGATCACTAAATTAGAAACGGGGGATCTTCATTTACGATATGAGAATTTTGATATTGTTGAGTTGATTCAGGCTTCCTTTGATCTCTTGGAAATGAAAGCTGCCCGGAAAAATATCACATTAATCTTTGATATTGATTATGAGGAGCCAATTTATGTTAGAGCAGACCGAGAAAGAATTCAGCAGGTGCTTACTAATCTTATAGTGAACTCAGTTAAATATGGAAAAAAAGGTGGAACAACTGAAATTAGTATTGAGAACCTAATCAAAAATAAGGTGATCGTAAGGTGTACAGATAATGGAGAAGGGATTGAGAGCGAAAATATTCCTCGATTATTTGAACGATTCTATCGTGTTGATAAAAGTGGTTCTAGAAAAGAAGGAGGCTCTGGTCTTGGGCTCTCTATAGTGAAGCATATTTTAGAAGCTCACGGGGAGAGGATCTATGTAGAAAGTGTTTTTGGGGTTGGAAGTGAGTTTTCATTCACTCTTGAAAAGAGTAAAAAGATCCCGGGAGATAGCGTGATTCCCGAAATTACCTAA
- a CDS encoding T9SS type A sorting domain-containing protein: MKKKYLFAFFLVCFLIIAAPARAQESDRAPQRTEIPIDGLSIYPNPVTGGKVYISSTKNQDKIIDIYNVLGKPVQKARLRGRELDVATLTPGIYILKIQEGKARATRKLVVK, from the coding sequence ATGAAGAAAAAATACTTATTTGCCTTTTTTCTTGTATGCTTCCTGATAATTGCCGCTCCGGCAAGGGCTCAGGAATCTGATCGTGCTCCACAACGAACAGAGATTCCTATTGATGGTCTATCTATTTATCCTAACCCCGTTACCGGCGGAAAAGTATATATTTCTTCTACCAAAAATCAGGATAAGATTATTGACATCTACAATGTTCTGGGAAAACCTGTCCAAAAAGCTCGTTTAAGAGGTCGTGAATTAGATGTAGCTACATTAACACCAGGAATATATATTCTTAAAATCCAGGAAGGAAAAGCGAGAGCTACAAGAAAATTAGTGGTGAAATAA